One genomic segment of Echeneis naucrates chromosome 18, fEcheNa1.1, whole genome shotgun sequence includes these proteins:
- the mpdu1b gene encoding mannose-P-dolichol utilization defect 1b — protein sequence MLTMADETVLGKGSLFTDLIKGLLLTHFMPESCYDEFFLNFNFLNVPCLKIVLSKGLGIGIILGSVMVKLPQIMKLMRAKSAVGLSFKSVALELLAITGTMAYSIANKFPFSAWGEALFLMLQTVTIGFLIQHYMGKTSRGFLFLVLYFGLLLLLLSPVTPMAVVTSMQASNMPAIIIGRLFQAAANYSNGHTGQLSAVSVFLLFVGSLARIFTSLQETGDSLMALTYVISSACNGIITLQVLYYWNKSPDSKKKKSE from the exons ATGTTGACAATGGCGGACGAAACTGTGCTGGGTAAAGGTTCCCTTTTCACGGACCTTATTAAAGGGCTTCTTTTGACACATTTCATGCCAGAATCGTGTTACGATGAGTTTTTCCTCAATTTCAACTTCCTGAACG TGCCATGTCTGAAGATTGTTCTGAGCAAAGGTCTGGGTATCGGCATCATCCTTGGCTCAGTGATGG tCAAACTGCCTCAGATCATGAAGTTGATGAGAGCAAAGAGTGCTGTGGGACTGAGCTTCAAGTCTGTGGCATTGGAGCTGCTAGCCATCACAGGAACCATGGCTTACAGCATCGCCAATAAATTTCCCTTCAG CGCCTGGGGTGAGGCTCTGTTTCTTATGCTGCAGACAGTCACCATTGGCTTCCTCATCCAACACTACATGGGAAAAACTAGCAGAG GCTTCCTGTTCTTGGTTTTGTATTTTGgcctcctgctccttctgctgtcTCCAGTCACTCCCATGGCTGTAGTTACATCCATGCAGGCCTCCAACATGCCAGCTATCATCATTGGAAGG ttgtTCCAGGCAGCAGCCAACTACAGTAATGGACACACAGGGCAactctctgctgtctctgtcttcctgctgtttgttgGGTCACTTGCTCGTATTTTCACCTCGCTACAG GAAACTGGAGATTCACTCATGGCCCTCACCTATGTGATATCCTCAGCCTGTAATGGCATCATCACTCTACAGGTGCTCTACTACTGGAACAAATCCCCAGActccaaaaagaagaagagtgagTAG
- the mblac1 gene encoding metallo-beta-lactamase domain-containing protein 1 — protein sequence MATDTKVISGQILTIPLSESQLDFIGQPYSVSVLKPGYSILQADGTLKADGTITLITGPKTILVDTGGPWDRDFLVVSLKARALEPEDINVVVATHGHSDHIGNLGLFPAALLVVGYDISEGDRYYANKLADGHSYIIDEHVAVVPSPGHTGQDVSVQVKGTSVGTVFVAGDLFECCSDEDRWRHLSMNTSAQEISRREALHNADVIIPGHGFPFRVLRN from the exons atggCTACAGATACCAAAGTGATCTCAGGTCAGATTCTGACAATCCCGTTGTCAGAGTCTCAGTTGGACTTCATCGGTCAACCGTACTCTGTATCTGTCCTGAAGCCTGGATATAGTATCCTGCAAGCCGATGGGACTTTGAAAGCTGATGGGACCATCACCCTCATAACGGGACCCAAGACTATTCTGGTGGACACAGGAGGACCGTGGGATCGAGATTTTCTCGTCGTCTCACTGAAGGCAAGGGCTCTGGAACCGGAGGACATTAACGTGGTCGTGGCCACTCACGGACATTCAGACCATATCGGAAATCTGGGTCTTTTCCCAGCAGCACTTTTGGTTGTAGGATACGACATCAGTGAGGGGGACAGATATTACGCCAACAAGCTGGCAGATGGTCACAGTTACATCATCGACGAGCAC GTTGCTGTGGTTCCTAGTCCAGGACACACAGGACAGGATGTCAGCGTTCAGGTTAAGGGAACCTCAGTAGGCACAGTGTTTGTTGCAGGGGACTTATTTGAGTGTTGCTCAGATGAAGACCGCTGGCGGCATCTGAGTATGAACACCTCAGCACAGGAGATCAGCCGCCGTGAGGCCCTACACAATGCTGATGTCATCATCCCGGGACATGGATTCCCGTTCAGAGTCCTCAGGAACTGA